Proteins from a genomic interval of Arachis hypogaea cultivar Tifrunner chromosome 10, arahy.Tifrunner.gnm2.J5K5, whole genome shotgun sequence:
- the LOC112716595 gene encoding aluminum-activated malate transporter 8 — MDSGGFFKSNVMNVAKSIKKTGKDDPRRVIHSLKVGLALTLVSLFYYSRPLYDGFGVAGMWAVLTVVVVFEFTVGGTLSKGLNRGCATLLAGALGVGAQHLAIAFGKKGEPIVLGALLFILAAGATFLRFFPRIKARYDYGVVIFILTFSLVTVSGFRVNEILELAEQRLLTILIGGATCMVVSILVCPVWAGQELHNLVASNIQKLANYLEGFQAEYFQDKQKSKSSLQGYKSVLGSKASEESLGNLARWEPGHGAFRLRHPWKQYLKLGALARECAYKIETLNTYLNPEIQECMELRCKFEEPCKIMSSESSKALKAISSSMKTMTAPSAAKCHIENSKTATKLLKVALETISLEDAQLIAIIPVVTIASILEEITKTVEKVYDSASELSNLAHFKNVESNVSPEKQPPPHLLHRGTINPLVVDIANNNNNNNNNNNNNNNDQIEITIHDIISSESPEKVENAPPKSCAENAQSNSCAVVNIIVCH; from the exons ATGGATAGTGGTGGATTCTTCAAATCCAACGTTATGAATGTTGCAAAAAGCATAAAGAAGACTGGGAAAGATGACCCTAGACGAGTGATTCACTCGTTAAAAGTGGGACTCGCTCTCACTTTGGTCTCATTGTTCTACTACTCAAGGCCTCTTTATGACGGTTTCGGAGTTGCCGGAATGTGGGCGGTTCTTACCGTCGTTGTAGTCTTCGAATTCACCGTAG GTGGAACTCTAAGCAAGGGTCTAAATAGAGGATGTGCCACACTATTAGCCGGTGCTTTAGGGGTTGGAGCTCAGCATTTAGCTATTGCTTTTGGAAAAAAGGGAGAACCCATTGTCCTTGGAGCCCTTCTTTTCATTCTAG CGGCAGGGGCAACGTTCTTGAGATTTTTCCCAAGAATCAAGGCAAGATATGACTATGGAGTGGTGATATTTATATTGACGTTCAGTTTAGTAACAGTGTCAGGATTCAGAGTGAATGAGATATTGGAGCTTGCTGAGCAGAGACTCTTAACAATCTTGATTGGTGGAGCCACATGCATGGTTGTCTCAATATTGGTTTGTCCAGTTTGGGCGGGTCAAGAGCTTCATAACTTGGTTGCTTCCAACATACAAAAGCTTGCCAATTACCTTGAAGGATTTCAAGCAGAATATTTTCAAGACAAACAAAAATCTAAGTCATCTCTTCAAGGATATAAAAGTGTTCTTGGTTCTAAAGCATCTGAAGAGTCCTTG GGGAATTTGGCGAGGTGGGAGCCTGGACATGGAGCTTTTCGTCTTCGTCATCCATGGAAGCAGTACTTGAAGCTTGGTGCACTTGCTAGAGAATGTGCTTACAAAATTGAAACTCTCAACACCTATCTTAACCCTGAAATCCAA GAATGTATGGAATTAAGGTGTAAATTTGAAGAACCATGCAAAATAATGAGTTCAGAGTCAAGCAAAGCACTGAAGGCAATATCTTCATCAATGAAAACAATGACGGCTCCTTCCGCCGCTAAATGCCACATAGAAAATTCTAAAACTGCCACTAAATTACTCAAAGTTGCACTGGAAACAATTTCACTAGAGGATGCTCAACTCATAGCTATAATCCCAGTGGTCACCATTGCATCAATACTAGAAGAAATCACTAAGACAGTTGAAAAGGTTTATGATTCGGCTTCCGAGCTTTCTAATTTAGCGCATTTCAAGAACGTTGAATCAAATGTCTCGCCGGAGAAGCAGCCACCACCGCACCTACTCCACCGTGGCACCATAAACCCTCTTGTGGTGGAcattgctaataataataataataataataataataataataataataataatgaccaAATTGAAATAACTATCCATGACATAATAAGTTCTGAATCGCCTGAAAAGGTAGAAAATGCACCACCAAAATCTTGTGCAGAAAATGCACAATCAAACTCTTGTGCAGTTGTAAATATAATTGTATGTCATTAA
- the LOC112716594 gene encoding digalactosyldiacylglycerol synthase 1, chloroplastic → MATQRQPSTSSNAFSFLSKGWREVRDSADADLRLMRDRANSFKNLATSFDRELENFFNSAPPPFAVPAMRTAGPLPPPAEIDFVKKLQPKLKEIRRAYSSPEFSKKVLEKWRPRATIRIDLSAIRNAIVSEVEEEDEDSDATVGFERGKRGRRLSLKEFWGEWVGEAEGEGSGGGDWEPIRALKSRFKDFEKRSSSSEIFDGFKNSEFLEKVKSSLKSMRWDHQDSKEVPPLDVPELLAYFVKQSGPFLDQLGVRRDICDKIVESLYSKRKNQLLFQSLSGDESSVLENGNINDELDLRIASVLQSTGHRYDGGLWTDRGKPLDNERHVAIVTTASLPWMTGTAVNPLFRAAYLSQSAKQKVTLLVPWLCKSDQELVYPSNLTFSSPEEQEVYIRSWLEERIGFRPDFKISFYPGKFSKARRSIIPAGDTSQFIPSRDADIAILEEPEHLNWYHHGKRWTDKFNHVVGVVHTNYLEYIKREKNGALQAFFVKHINNWVARAYCNKVLRLSAATQDMPKSIICNVHGVNPKFLKIGEKIAAERELGQKAFTKGAYFLGKMVWAKGYKELIDLLAKHKTDLDGFKLDVFGNGEDATEVQSAARRLSLNLNFQRGRDHADDSLHGYKVFINPSISDVLCTATAEALAMGKFVVCADHPSNEFFRSFPNCLTYKTSEDFVAKVKEALENEPHPLTPEQRYQLSWEAATHRFMEYSDLDKILNKEKDGANSSTDKRMMAKSMSLPNLSAAVDGGLAFAHYCLTGNEFLRLCTGAIPGTRDYDKQHCKDLNLLPPQVENPIYGW, encoded by the exons ATGGCGACCCAGCGCCAACCTTCCACCTCGTCGAACGCGTTTTCGTTCCTCTCCAAGGGTTGGAGGGAGGTTCGTGACTCGGCCGACGCTGATCTTAGGCTTATGAGGGACCGAGCCAACTCGTTCAAGAATCTAGCCACGTCGTTTGACAGGGAGCTCGAGAACTTCTTCAACTCCGCGCCGCCTCCCTTCGCCGTGCCGGCCATGCGCACCGCCGGGCCCCTTCCCCCGCCGGCCGAGATCGATTTCGTGAAGAAGCTGCAGCCGAAGCTCAAGGAGATTCGGAGGGCGTACTCTTCCCCTGAATTCAGCAAGAAGGTTCTGGAGAAATGGCGCCCCAGGGCAACGATTCGGATTGACCTTTCTGCGATTCGAAACGCCATCGTTTCGGAGGTGGAGGAGGAAGACGAAGATAGCGATGCTACTGTGGGGTTTGAGAGGGGGAAGAGGGGGCGGAGGTTGAGCTTGAAGGAGTTTTGGGGCGAGTGGGTTGGGGAGGCTGAAGGTgagggtagtggtggtggtgattgggaaccAATTCGAGCTTTGAAGAGCAGGTTCAAGGACTTTGAGAAGCGTAGTTCCTCCTCTGAGATTTTCGATGGCTTCAAGAACAGTGAATTTCTCGAGAAAGTCAAGTCCAGCCTG AAATCAATGCGCTGGGATCATCAAGACTCAAAG GAAGTGCCACCATTGGACGTACCAGAACTTCTGGCCTACTTCGTTAAACAATCTGGGCCATTTTTGGATCAACTTGGAGTTAGAAGAG ACATATGTGACAAGATAGTGGAAAGCTTGTATAGCAAACGCAAGAACCAACTTCTGTTTCAGTCTCTTTCTGGGGATGAATCTTCTGTTCTTGAGAATGGAAACATAAATGACGAGTTGGATTTGCGAATAGCAAGTGTCCTTCAGAGCACAGGTCACCGGTATGATGGTGGATTGTGGACAGACCGTGGAAAACCATTGGACAATGAAAGACATGTTGCAATAGTCACAACTGCTAGTCTTCCTTGGATGACTGGAACAGCTGTAAATCCACTGTTTCGAGCCGCATATTTATCACAATCTGCAAAGCAGAAAGTTACTTTGCTGGTTCCTTGGCTTTGTAAATCAGATCAAGAACTTGTTTATCCCAGCAATCTCACTTTTTCTTCACCAGAAGAGCAAGAAGTTTATATACGTAGCTGGCTTGAGGAAAGGATTGGTTTTAGGCCAgacttcaaaatttctttttatcctgGGAAG ttttcaaaagcaagacgAAGTATTATTCCTGCCGGAGATACTTCTCAATTTATACCATCCAGGGATGCTGATATTGCTATCTTGGAAGAACCGGAACATTTGAATTGGTATCATCATGGTAAGCGTTGGACAGACAAATTCAACCATGTTGTTGGTGTTGTCCATACAAATTATTTAGAATATATCAAGAGGGAGAAAAATGGAGCGCTCCAAGCTTTCTTTGTGAAACACATAAACAACTGGGTTGCCAGAGCGTACTGCAACAAG GTTCTTCGTCTCTCAGCTGCCACTCAGGATATGCCGAAGTCTATAATTTGCAATGTTCATGGTGTGAATCCCAAGTTCTTAAAAATTGGAGAAAAGATTGCTGCAGAAAGGGAGCTAGGGCAAAAAGCCTTTACAAAAGGAGCATATTTCTTGGGAAAGATGGTATGGGCGAAGGGATATAAGGAGTTGATAGATTTATTGGCAAAACATAAGACTGACCTTGATGGCTTCAAGTTGGATGTATTTGGAAATGGTGAGGATGCTACGGAAGTGCAGAGTGCAGCTAGAAGGTTAAGCTTGAACCTCAACTTCCAGAGAGGAAGAGACCATGCAGATGATTCTCTTCACGG GTACAAAGTGTTCATAAATCCAAGCATTAGCGATGTTCTATGCACTGCTACAGCTGAGGCACTTGCCATGGGGAAATTTGTAGTTTGTGCGGATCATCCGTCAAACGAGTTCTTCAGGTCATTTCCCAACTGTTTGACTTACAAGACATCAGAAGACTTCGTTGCAAAAGTAAAAGAAGCATTGGAAAATGAGCCTCATCCTTTGACACCTGAGCAAAGATATCAACTTTCTTGGGAGGCTGCTACTCATAGATTTATGGAATATTCTGACCTTGACAAAATCCTGAACAAGGAAAAGGATGGTGCAAACTCAAGTACAGATAAGAGAATGATGGCTAAGTCCATGTCACTGCCAAATCTGTCGGCTGCAGTAGATGGTGGCTTAGCATTCGCTCACTACTGTCTCACAGGAAATGAATTCCTGAGATTATGTACCGGAGCAATACCTGGGACACGCGACTATGACAAGCAGCACTGTAAAGACCTGAATCTCTTGCCTCCACAGGTAGAAAATCCTATCTATGGCTGGTGA